The Halomonas sp. 'Soap Lake #6' genomic sequence ACCTCTTGATAACCGGGGATATCCCCCGTTAACTGCAGCGCTTGATAGCGTAACGCACACACGCGTAAGAACGAGGTGAAGTTTCCCAGGTCGTGCCCGGCATCAATGGACTCATGGTACAGACGGGTAATCATCTGGGCAGTGTTCATTCCATCGCGCTGTGCGATCTCTTCTAGCAGGTGCCAGAAGTAATTTTCCATTCGTACACTTGTTACCATGCCATCTATACGTAGCGAGTGCGTAGCGCTGCGCCATAGCTCGGGATCAGCTTCGATAAATAGTTTGCACATGGGACGATCTCTTAACGTTCAAGCATACTGCTAGGATAGCGGACAAACTCGACATGCGCCCAACAACCAACCAGGTGCTGGGCGCGAACATGGCATTTCCGCCGCCACTTAGTGCCTACTTATTCAAGACTTACTTATTCAATACCTGCTTATTCAATACCGGCTTATTCAACACCTGCTTATCCATTGCCTGTTTTTTCAAGACTTAGCGATTCAGCAATGCCATAAACTGCGCTAGCCACGCAGGGTGAGCAGGCCAGGCCGGTGCCGTTACCAAATTGCCATCGGTAACAGCATCCGTCACTTCCAGGTTGGCGAAGTGACCTCCTGCAAGCTCCACTTCTGGCTGGCAAGCTGGGTAGGCAGAACACTGTTTGCCTTCCAGCACCTTGGCAGCAGCCAATAGCTGGGCACCATGGCAAATCGCGGCTACGGGCTTGTTGGTCTCAAAAAAGTGCTGAACCATGGTTAGCACTTCTTTATTCAAACGCAGGTACTCTGGTGCTCGCCCACCAGGTATCACTAAGGCATCGTAGTCTGCTGGGTTGGTGCTGGCGAAATCGGCATTTAGCGCGAAGCGGTGACCAGGCTTTTCAGAATACGTTTGATCACCTTCGAAGTCATGAATCGCAGTGGCTACCGTCTCGCCCGATGCTTTGCCAGGGCAAATGGCATCCACTTGGTGACCTACCGCCATCAAGGCCTGAAAAGGCACCATGGTTTCATAATCTTCGGTGTAGTCACCGGTAATCATCAAAATTCGCTTGCTGCTCATCTCCGTACTCCTTGTCGTTGTTTATCGAGTGATTGAGCACACGCTGGGCGTGTAAGGATGAGACTAGCAAGCACTCTCCATCTGCGGGTAGTAATCCATTACTACAACACCATCACTAGACTATTTGACTCAGGAACTCACACGGCCAACCCTAGCTAATAGCCTCTTCCATCGAGCGCTTACCAGCCAAGCGATCACCATGACTCGCCACCAGCTCAGCCAGAAAATCTGCCACGGCCCGAGTACGGCCGGATTGGGTAAGGTCCGTTTGGATGACGAGGTAGATAGGCTGATCCACACCGATATCAGTAGCCATGCAGACC encodes the following:
- a CDS encoding ribbon-helix-helix domain-containing protein — encoded protein: MCKLFIEADPELWRSATHSLRIDGMVTSVRMENYFWHLLEEIAQRDGMNTAQMITRLYHESIDAGHDLGNFTSFLRVCALRYQALQLTGDIPGYQEVPIATLDAEKILSRERRSRLNQIH
- a CDS encoding DJ-1/PfpI family protein, with translation MSSKRILMITGDYTEDYETMVPFQALMAVGHQVDAICPGKASGETVATAIHDFEGDQTYSEKPGHRFALNADFASTNPADYDALVIPGGRAPEYLRLNKEVLTMVQHFFETNKPVAAICHGAQLLAAAKVLEGKQCSAYPACQPEVELAGGHFANLEVTDAVTDGNLVTAPAWPAHPAWLAQFMALLNR